The Stigmatella aurantiaca DW4/3-1 genome contains the following window.
CCTCCAGCTCCTTGGCGATGCGGGCCGTGGGCATGGTGGCTTCGGGGTGTCCCTGGACGGTCCGGAGCAAGGACGTCAGCTTGAGCTGCAAGGGGGTCAGCGGCGTCTTCAGCTCATGGGACGCCACGGACAGGAACTCGTCCTGGGACTGCACGGCCGCGCGCAGCCGCGCCAGCTCCCGCTGCTCCTCGGCCTGCTTTCGCTGGGTGAAGTCCCGCGTCACCTTGCCGAACCCCACCAGCCGGCCGCTCTCGTCGTGCAGCGCGGTGATGACGACATTGGCCCAGAAGAAGGTGCCATCCTTGCGGACGCGCCACCCTTCTTCCTCGTAACGGCCCTCACGCTCGGCGATCTCGAGTCCCCTGAGCGGCTTGCCTTGGGCCACATCCTTCTCCGGGTAGAACCGGCTGAAGTGCTGGCCCAGGATCTCCCCTGCCCGGTACCCCTTGATGCGCTCGGCCCCGGCGTTCCAGCTGGCGACGTAGCCCTCCGGATCCAACGTCAGGATGGCGTAGTCCTTGACGCTCTCGATGAACAGGCGGAGCTGTTCATTCGCGCTCCCCGGAGACCGCGGCTGTGCGTAGGTGATGGCCCCCGAAATGGTTGGCTTTTCGTGGCTCATTCCCGAGGTGCACCTTGTCCAGGCAACACCAAACCAAGAAACACCCCACAAAGCACCTTCTGTTCACGCCCTCCCGTCCACCAGCCAACCTCTGGTCCTCCAGGACAATGGCGCCCTCTGGCTTCCTAACTTTCGAGAAAACGCCCATCCTGGGGGGACATCATCCTCCCTGGGCCACGCCCAGGAGCCCGGCGAGCACCCCCGCGGCGGTCACCGCTCCCCCGGCCCCCGCCCCCCGCACCATCAGGGGCCAGGCAGCATGGCGCCCGGTGGTGAATGCCACCAGGGCCTCCGCCCCCCGGAGCCCCGCGGCGGGATGCTCTGGCGGAACGGCCACGGGCTCGACCTTCAACACGGGCCGGTGGCCCGGCTCCCGGGGCGTTTCGATCCGGGCCAGATACCGCAGCACCCGGCCCTCGGCGCGCAGTCCCGCCATGCGAGAGGCGAACCTCCGGTCCCACCCCTCCAGCGCGCCCAAGAAGCGCTCCACGTCCTCCTCGAGGAGGAGCTCTTTCGGAAGAAAGGGTTCCACGCCGATGTCCTCCAGTGAGACAGGCAACCCCAGCTCGCGTGCGAGGATGAGCGCCTTGCGCGCCACATCGAGGCCCATCAAATCCTCACGCGGGTGGGGCTCGGTGTAGCCATGGTCCCGAGCGAGGCGGACCGCCCGGGACAGTGCAACCCCCTGCATGAGCTGCTCGCAAAGAAAGCCCAGGGAGCCCGACAGACAGCCCTCGATGCGCCAGACACGGTCTCCGGTGCGGACCAGCTCCGTGAGCGTGCGGAGGACCGGAAGGCTCGCGCCCACGGTGGTCTCGTAATTCCAGATGCGGCGATGGGTCCGGGCCAGGGAGAAAAGCTGC
Protein-coding sequences here:
- a CDS encoding PAS domain-containing sensor histidine kinase, producing MSHEKPTISGAITYAQPRSPGSANEQLRLFIESVKDYAILTLDPEGYVASWNAGAERIKGYRAGEILGQHFSRFYPEKDVAQGKPLRGLEIAEREGRYEEEGWRVRKDGTFFWANVVITALHDESGRLVGFGKVTRDFTQRKQAEEQRELARLRAAVQSQDEFLSVASHELKTPLTPLQLKLTSLLRTVQGHPEATMPTARIAKELEGACRQVRKLADLIDSLLDVSRLSVQRVQLSPALMDLSSLVRDVVARHVITATQVSSPVVVEAPVPVEGSWDWSRLEQVVTHLLSNALKYGAGKPVHIQVSVEEGSALLAVRDEGIGIEEEQQARVFERFARAVSDRHYGGLGLGLFIAQQVIEAHGGTLSVESSPGRGALFTARLPLGPSPGKGLRQP